Proteins encoded together in one Funiculus sociatus GB2-C1 window:
- a CDS encoding VOC family protein, whose protein sequence is MHHASIRTANIHRAIAFYEQLGFTVCDRFTTGYTLACWMESSLGRIELIQIPEPKPAPDAFGDEHYVGYYHLSFDITNAASDLPGWLISLKERFDEAAKNNPEQFEPLKVLLEPTQQMISDRVYEVAFIADTDGLPLEFIRVLSNA, encoded by the coding sequence ATGCACCACGCTTCGATCAGGACAGCGAATATTCATCGCGCGATCGCATTCTACGAGCAATTAGGCTTTACAGTATGCGATCGCTTCACTACTGGCTACACCCTCGCCTGCTGGATGGAGAGTAGTCTTGGACGCATCGAACTAATCCAAATTCCTGAACCGAAACCAGCCCCCGACGCTTTTGGAGATGAGCATTACGTCGGTTACTACCACTTATCCTTTGATATTACCAACGCCGCATCTGACCTTCCGGGCTGGTTAATCTCGCTTAAAGAACGCTTTGACGAGGCGGCAAAAAATAATCCAGAACAATTTGAACCACTGAAGGTGCTTTTAGAGCCGACACAGCAAATGATCAGCGATCGCGTCTACGAAGTCGCCTTTATTGCCGATACCGATGGACTCCCCCTCGAATTTATCCGAGTTTTGAGTAACGCTTAG